The following is a genomic window from Sphingomonas sinipercae.
AGGTCGATCGTCTTGCCGTCGGCAAGGGTGATCCGCTGCGGCGCAAGCTTGGCCGCATCGACGAAAGATACGGCCAGGCGATAGCCGATGTCGCCGCCTTTCTGCGGCGGCGCGCGGCGCTGGCGAAAGCCGCCGAACCCGCCGCTCCTGCCTTGGTTGCCGAAAATCCCTTCGAACAGGTCGCTAAGGTCGGCGGTTTCCGCTCCGCCCTGAAAGCCGCCGCCCGGAAAGCCTTCGAATCCCGCGCCGGCGCCGCTCCCGCCACCGCCCGGACGGCCGCCGAAGCCGCCGCCAAACGGCATCTTTGGGTTGCCATCCTCGTCGATCTCGCCGCGGTCGTAGCGGGCGCGCTTGTCCTTGTCGGAAAGCAGGTCGTAGGCGCTGGTGATTTCGCCGAAGCGCTCGGCCGCCTTGGGGTTATCCTTGTTGCGGTCGGGGTGAAGCTGCTTGGCGAGGCTTCGATACGCCTTCTTGATCTCGGCCTCGCTTGCGCCGCGCTTCAAGCCCAGTCGTTGGTACAGGTCCAATGCCATGCGTGTTCCACTCTCTTACCGAGGCGGAAATGTCCATCGCCGCAGTTCGCTGCAAGGTTGTGGGGCCGGTGCCGGCTGCTAAGCGGGGCTGATGTTCGTCACCCATCTCGAATGCTCGCTGACCGGCGAGCACTATCCCGCCGGCCAGCCCCACGACCTGTCGCGGGCGGGCAAGCCGCTTCTCGTGCGCTACGACCTTGAGCAGGTGCGCTCCGCGATCAGCCGCGACGCGCTTGCGCAACGTCCCGCCGACATGTGGAAGTGGCGCGAGCTGCTTCCCTTTCCCGAAAAGGCCGAGTTGATTGCGCTCGGTGAAACCCAGACGCCGATCCTTGCGCTCAGCCGGACGGCTGCGATGAACGGTGCGGCGGTCCTGCTGGTGAAAGACGAAGGGCGGCTGCCGACGGGATCGTTCAAGGCGCGCGGCATGGCGGCCGCAGTGACGATGGCCAAGCATTTCGGGGTCGAGCGGATCGCCATCCCGACCAATGGCAACGCCGGTGCCGCAATCGCCGCTTATTCCGCGCGCGCCGGACTTCGCAGCCTGGTGATCTGCCCGGCCGAAACGCCCGAGATCAATGTCCGCGAGACTGCTGCGTACGGCGCCGATGTCTGGGTCGCGGACGGGCAGATCGACGAATGCGGCGCGCTGGTCGGCAAGGGCGCCGCGCAAGGCCTGTGGTTCGACTGCTCGACGCTGAAGGAGCCGTATCGGCTTGAAGGCAAGAAGACGATGGGCTTCGAACTGGTCGAGCAGCTCGGCTGGCAGGTGCCCGACGCGATCTTCTACCCGACCGGGGGCGGAACCGGCCTGATCGGCATGTGGAAGGCGTTCGACGAGCTCGAAAAGGTTGGCCTGATCGGACCCGAGCGGCCGCGCATGTATGCCATCCAGGCGAGCGGCTGCGCGCCGATCGTGCGCGCGTTCGAACGCGGCGACGAATTTGCCGAGCGCTGGGAAGGCGCAGCCACCGTCGCCACCGGGATCCGCGTGCCCAAGGCGGTCGGCGACTTCCTGATCTTGCGCGCGGTCCGCGAGAGCGGCGGCGCCGCGATTGCGGTCGAGGAAGCGGACATCGTCGCTGGCGTCACGGACGCCGCGCGGCTGGACGGCATGCTGCTGTGCCCCGAAGGCGGGGCGGTGCTTGCGGGATGGCGCAAGGCGCTGGAACTGGGCCTGGTCGGCAAGGACGAGCGGGTATTGCTGTTCAATTGCGCGAACGGCAACAAGTACCCATTGCCCGAGCGGTCGCGTAAATTGACCCTGGCTTCGGCGGAGCCGTCGCAGCTGTAAGCCGTTAGGTCGCCATGCCCAAGCGCCGCCTGAAGATCGCCAGCTACAACATCAACGGAATCACCTCCCGGCTGGAAATCCTGCTGCGCTGGCTGCGCGAATTCGAGCCGGACATTGTCGGCCTTCAGGAACTGAAAACCACCGACGAGAACTTTCCGGCCGACGCGCTTGCCGCGGCGGGATATTCGGCGATCTGGCATGGTCAGAAAAGCTGGAACGGAGTCGCCCTGCTCAGCCGTGTCGGCGATCCGGTCGAAACGCGCCGCGCGCTGCCCGACGACCCCAACCTCGACCAGAGCCGCTATATCGAGGCGGCCGTGTGCGGCATCCTGGTCGGCAACATGTACGCGCCCAACGGCAACCCGCGGCCGGGGCCCAAATTCGACTACAAGCTCGCCTGGCTGGACCGGCTCCACGGCCACGCGCGGCAATTGCTCGACAGCGGCGTGCCGGCGATCCTGATCGGCGACTTCAATGTCATCCCGACCGACTTCGACGTCTACAAGCCGGAACGCTGGTTGAAGGACGCCCTGTTCGCGGTGGAGGCGAAGGAGCGCTATGCGGCGCTGGTCGCGCAGGGCTGGACCGACGCGCTGCGCCAGCTACACCCGGACGAGCGCATGTTCACCTTCTGGCATTATTGGCGCAACGCCTTCCAGCGGGATGCCGGAATCCGCATCGACCACGCCTTGCTGAGCCCGCCGCTGGCCAAGTCGCTGAAAGCAGCTGGGGTCGATCGCACGCCGCGAGGCTGGGAGAAGACGAGCGACCACGCGCCAATCTGGGTCGAGATTGAGGTTTGAGCCGCTAAGGCGCGCGGCGCTGACGGCCGCGCAAGGGTTGCTGCTGGCGGGGGTTTTTGCCCTCGGCTGGATGAAGACCCCTGTCCCGATCGGCGGCCTCCCGGCAGTCGCGAGCGATCTGCTGCTCGCGCTCAGCTTTGCCTGCCTCGCCATTGCGATCGTCTGCGGGGCAAGGCCGCGCTGGCATCGCGCTCAGTGGTTCCTGCTCGCTTATTTCGCGGCGCTGGCACTGTCGGCGCTGTTCTCGGCCGATCCCGGGCGAAGCGCGGTGAAGCTGGCGACGCAGGCCTACCTGCTGTCCTTGCCTCTGCTGGTGCTAAACCTTGTGCCCGATCCCCAAGCTATGCGGCGCCTGTTCCTGGCGTGGATCGGCGGCGCGGCGGTCGTGACCGCGCTCGGCGTGGCGACCCTGCTGCTGTTCCCGTTCCTTGGGTGGGATTCGATCCTTGCCTGGCCGCTTCACCATTTCGGGACCTTGCCCCCGGGCAATTACCCGCGGCTGGAACTGACCTTCCTCTATCCCTCGATCCTCGCCAACTATCTGGCGGTAGCGCTGATGCTGGTGCTGCTATGCGGCGTCCTGGGCTGGATCAGACCCCGCGTGGCGAATGGGTTGGCGGCGGCGATGGTCCTTGTCGCATTCTTCGCACTTACGCCGGGCTTTGGCGCCATCGTGCTGATGCTCGCGGCCTGGTTCGCCCATCGCTGGCGCCGGACCAGGCCTGTAATTGCCGCTGCGTCATTGATGATCGGCGTCGGTTTCGCGCTGCTGGCGCTGCCGGTCGCGGCGGTAACGCCGATCCTCCATCCGACGGCGCCGTTCGTCTTCAACTTCGACCTCGCGGGCGTCCAGGTGACGCTGGCCCCCGCGGTGCGGATGCTGACGTGGATCGATGCCTGGCACCGGTTCCTCGACTCGCCGCTGCTCGGTCGCGGCATCGGCGTGAACGCGGCGTTCGTGCAATTCCTGACCCCGGAGGGAGATCTCGCGACCCTGACCGACGCGCACAACATGTTCCTGAACGTAGCGGCCCAGGCTGGGGCACTGGGCCTTGCCGGGATCGTTGCAATCTTGTGGTTCGCCGTCCGCCGCGCGCTCGCGCCTTCGAGCGACGTCGTTTTCGCGCTGGCCCTGGCCTTCGCGTGCAGCCTTGGCGTGCAAGGACTCGTCGGCTCATTCGAGGATAGCCGCCATTTATGGCTGCTCTTCGGACTGCTGCTCGCCGCGGATAGCTGGCGAGAGCAAGGGCGCGGTGCCGGCTGAGGGATTTGAACCCCCGACCTTCGGTTTACAAAACCGCTGCACTACCACTGTGCTAAGCCGGCGCACCGAGCGCGGCCATTTGCGTCAAAGGATGCCGAACGTCCAGCCTTCGCTGCGTGCGATTGCAGGTGTCAGGTGCGGCGGATCGAACGCTGCCGGCTCCGTAGCGGCGAGCGCGCGCATCCCGGCGGCGGTGACGAGCGCGTCAGTCTGGTGATCGTTGGGCTCGAAACGCAACTTCACCGGCTTGCTGCCCAAGCCGGCTAAAGCCTGGTTGAGCTGCTCGCGGGTGCGCAGCTTGGTGCCGCTCATGCCGGCGCGGCGAAGGTAGATGCGGGTATAGATTTCGACGACCGCGCTACCCCGTTCCGGCAGCGGGTCCATCGGCCAGATCGCGACCTTGCCGTCGATCCGGTGGAGCAGCCGCATGCCCGAGAAGCTGGCCTTCGCCACCTGCGCCGCGCCGATTGCGTCGTAGGCGCTGGCGGTCTTGCGGCCGCCCTGCTGGTTGAGCAAGCGGTCGCATTGGCGGAAGCGGACGAAGTCGGCCTTCACGCCGTCGGCGATCCCGAAATAGAAGTGCTTGCGGTGCGCGGTCTCGAGGAAGCTGGCGGCGCCGAGATCCTCATCCTCGCTCAAGCCGTCGACATAGGCCCAGAATTCACGGGCGGTCGCGGGGACGTCGGCTTCGCCGGGAAGATATTCGCCGCGTTCGACGATGGGCGGAGCGAAGCTGAAGTCGAAGCCGAATAACGTGTCCCGGTCGGCGGCTCGCTTCAGCAGCCAGCGCAGCACTTCCTCGCGCGACCAGACGTGCCCGGGCCGCACCAGGCGGGGAGGGGCATCGCCGACCGCCTCGGCGATGGCGATGCCCTTGTGCCGTTTCCCCTTCGCGCCCGACCAGTCGATCGCGACGAAGGAGTCGAAGTGCCGCGTCAAACCAGCGGCGGCTGACGGTCGTCGCTTGGCGAGCTCTGCTGCACTGGACGCGGCGTTGGCGGCGTTGGCGGCGTAGGCGTATTGAGCTGCGTTTCCGCCTTGTCCGCCGCCTGGTTTAGCAGGCGCGCTGCCGCGTCACGGCCGCCGAGACCGAACGCGAGTGCCGCCGCGACAGCCGCCGAGCCGAGGATCAGGCCGAACGCCATCATCACGATCACGTCCGCAAGCCCCATGAAAGTCAGACCGATCGCGGTGAACAAAGCGATGATCGCGTACCGGACGATGGTCTGCCCAAACCCGCCTTCACCGGTTGAGCTTCCGACCAAGCCGGCAATAATCCGGGCAAGGAAAATGCCCGCGACGATGATCAGGGTGCCGAAAATCACCTTTCCGCCAAGCTCCGTCACTTGTGCGAGGAAGATAGCAATCGTGCCGCCGCCAAGCTGCTTTGCGGCTTCGATCGACGCGACCAGGACGATCGCGACCATCGCGACGTTCGCGACGATCGTCGACGGGGTCGCGGTTGTCGGCACGATCCCGGTGGAACGGATCGCCTGGTCGAACCCGGTCGGCGGAAGCACCGCCTCGATGATGGATTTCACGAAACGGGCAAGGATGTAGGCAATGCCGATCCACAAGCCCGCCGTAAGGATCCTCGGAATCGCCGTGAAAATCTCATTCAGCATGTTGATCGCGGGCAGCGAGATGGCCTCGATGCCTAAGACTTCAAAGGCCGCGATCGCCGCGGGAATGATGACCAGCGCGAAGGCGAGCATGCCAAGCGCGCGAGCCAAGCCCGCGGCAGGCCGGGATGCCGCGCCAACTCCCGTTTGAGGGCCGGCAGCCGGCATCGGCGATACCGAACTTTCACTGCGCGCGCCCCTGATGCCGAGCCTGTTCAGGAGCCCGTCCACGTTCATCGCACTGACGACGGACTCGGTCAGCTGCCGGAGAATTCGAGCCAGAATGTAACCAATGAAAAGGATTAGACCGAAGCCAAGGAGCCGCGGCAGGAACTCAAAGATGCCGGCAAGCAACTGATTGATTGGCTGCAAGATTTGCGCAATTCCCAGGAACTGCAGCGCAGCCATGATGCCGACCAGCCAGATGATCAGCTTGGCGATCGTGCCGATCTGGTGACCGACCGTTTCATGCTGGTTGCCGGGCGTGTTTCTCTGCAGCGCTGGGGTGCGGGATATGGCCTTGGCCAGCGCCCATTTGACGGCGCGCGCGACCAGCCATGTCGCGATCAGGATGAGGATGGCGATCAGGATTCGCGGTCCCCATTCCATGGCCTGGTTTTGCCAGTAATCGCCGGTTTGGTCGTACATGCTACGCTCCCCTAATTAGCCTTGTTCAACGCGCTGCGTCTTTCCGCCCAGAAATGCAGCCTTTCCCGAACGCGGGCTTCGAAGCCGCGCTCCGTCGGCGCGTAAAATTCCTGCGGCTGCATTTCTTCCGGCCAATAATTGGCGCCGGAAAAGCCGTCGTCCGCATCGTGATCGTAAGCATAGCCTTTGCCGTAGCCGATGTCTTTCATCAGCTTCGTCGGCGCGTTGAGAATGTTGGGCGGCGGCATCAGCGATCCGGTTTCCCTGGCCGACCGCCAAGCCGCTTTCTGGGCCGCATACGCCGCGTTCGATTTGGGCGCTGTGGCCAGGTAAAGGCAGGCTTGCACGAGCGCGAGTTCGCCTTCGGGCGAACCGAGAAAATCGTAGGCGTCCTTGGCGGCGAGGCATTGCACCAGCGCTTGCGGATCGGCGAGCCCGACGTCCTCCATCGCCGCGCGGGTCAGCCGGCGCAGCAGGTAGAGCGGCTCTTCTCCTGCAACGAGCATTCGCGCGAGATAATAAAGCGAGGCCTGAGGGTCGGAGCCGCGGATGCTTTTGTGCAGGGCGGAGATGAGGTTGTAATGCCCCTCCCGGTCCTTGTCGTAGACGGGGACCCGCCGGTGCAGCAGCGCAGCCATTGCCGACGGGTCGAGCGGTTCTTGCGGCGCGATGTCGAAAATCGTCTCGACCTGGTTGAGCAGGAAGCGGCCGTCGCCGTCGGCGCTGGCGACCAGCGCGGCGCGGGCGTCGGGGGTGAGCGGGAGCGGTTTGCCCGTCTCGCCCTCCGCTCGCGCAATCAGCGTGTCTAGTGCCTGCTCGTTGAGGCGGCGCAGGATCAGTACCTGGCAGCGCGACAGCAGCGCCGCGTTCAACTCGAAGCTCGGATTCTCGGTCGTCGCGCCGACCAGGGTTACCGTCCCGTCCTCGACGAAGGGCAGGAAGCCATCCTGCTGGGCGCGGTTGAAGCGGTGGATTTCGTCAACGAACAGCAAGGTGCGCTGGCCGGCGCGAGCGGCGGTCCTGGCTTCGGCAAAATGCTTCTTGAGGTCGGCGACGCCGGAGAAGACGGCGGAAATGGCGACGAAGCGAAGGCCGACCGCATCGGCCAGCAGGCGCGCGATGCTGGTCTTGCCGGTCCCCGGCGGTCCCCACAGGATCATCGAGCCGAGCTTTCCCGCCGCGACCATCCGGCCGATCGCCCCGTCGGGGCCGGTCAGATGCTCCTGGCCGACAACGTCGCCCAGGCTGGCCGGCCGGAGCCGATCCGCAAGCGGCGCATTCCCAGCGCTATCGGCGGCTTGCGTCGGGTCACCAAACAGGTCGGCCATCAGCGGCTCTTACGAACTCACTGGGAAAATGCACCAGCCCTCTTGCTGAAGATACAACCAAGATATATCTTAGATGCATCTGAGGAGAGCGAAAATGCACAAACATGGATGCGGCCCGCGTGGCAGGTTCGAATTCAACATTCCGCCGATGTTCGCGATGGGCGGCCGCGGGGGAAGCTGGGGGCCGTTCTCGTTCGACTTCGGGGATGGGCCCGGCGGTTGGGGCGAGCGCCCGCGCGGCCGGCGGCGTTCGCAGCTCGGGTCGGACGACCTCAGGCTGCTCCTGCTTTTCCTGATCGCCGAGAAGCCTCGGCATGGATACGACCTGATTAAGGCGATCGAATTGCTCAGCGACGGCAATTACGTTCCCAGCGCGGGCGTGATCTACCCGACGCTGACCATGCTTCAGGACATGGGCCACATCGAAGAGGTGCCCGAGGAAGGATCGCGCAAGACGTATCAGGCGACCGCCGAAGGACGCGAGTTCCTGGAGCAGGAAGGCCTGCGGATGACCGAAGTGCTGGAGCGGATGGATCGCGCCGGCGGCGGCCAGCGCCAGGCGAACAGCAACCCACACCTCGGCCGGGCGGTCGGTAACTTGATGCACGCCCTGCGCAACCGCGTCGCCCAGGATGGCTGGGACGATGAATTGGTGCACGAAATCACTGCCATCCTCGACGAGGCGGCGCAGCGGATCGAGCGGACGAAATAGCTAGGCGCGGTTGATCCGGCCGAGACGCTCGCGGCGCTCGATGGCGCGGATGTAGGCGGCCGCGGCGACGGCATTGATGGTGTCCCAGTCCATGGTCCTGGCATAATCCAGGCCGGCGGCGCCATGCCGTTGCCGAAGCTCTGGTTCTCGTGCGTATCGCTCCAGGGCATCGGCAAACGCTTCGCCGTCGCCCGGCTCGACCAGGATGCCGGTCCGCCCATCCTCGACCAGGTTGGTCGCGCCGGTGGCCTCGGCCGCAAGGACCGGCAGCCCGCAGGCCATCGCTTCTAGCGTGACGTTGCCGAAGGTTTCGGTGACCGAGGGATTGAGGAAGACGTCGGAGCTGGCGACGGCGCGCGCAAGATCATCGCCGACCAGTTGGCCTACGAAGATCCCGGTCGGCATATGCTGCTCGAACCACGGCCGGGCGGGGCCTTCGCCAATCACCAGCGCGCGATGCGGGACACCGCGGGCCTCCAGCTCGTTGATCGCCGCCGCGAACACGTCCAGCGCCTTTTCGAGCACGATCCGACCGAGGAACATGACGACGAGCTCGTCATCCTTGATCCCCAGCCCACGCCGCCATGCCATGTCGCGGCGATGCGGGTTGAACTGTTCCCGGTCGACGCCCCGGGTCCAGATGTGGATGGTCCGGTTCATGCGATGGGCGCGAAGCACCGCCGCTGTCGATTCCGCCGGGACGAGCAGGGCATCGCACCGCAGATAGAGCCGCCGGAGGAGCGAGCGCACCGTCGGCTCGAACATCTCCAGGTGATAGTAGCTGAGGTAGGTTTCGAAGCGGGTGTGGACCGAAGCGAGCGCGGGAATGTTGCGGGCGCGCGCCCAGGTCACGGCCCGGTGAGAGGACAAGTCCGGGCTTGCGATATGGATCACGTTGGGGGCAAATTCGGCCAGGTCGCGCCGAACCGATCGCGGTAAGCCAAGCGTGGCCCGATATTCGGGCCGACCGGGGATCGGCACCGACGGCACCGCCACCAGATCGCCCGTTGGCGGAAACGCCGGGTTTTCCACGACCGGTGCGTAGATGCGGACGTTCGCGCCTTGCCGAAGAAGGTAATCGACCAGTCGGTTGAGTGCCTGGTTCGCGCCGTCGCGGACGTAATTGTAATTGCCCGTGAAGAGGGCGATTCGGAGGTCGCTCGGCTGCATGGGCGGCTCGTGCTTCAAAAATGCGGGCGCGCAAAGACAAAATGGGAAGTGGCGTGGCCAGTAGCGAGTTGACGAAGCAGGGTTTGCCGCCGGTCGCGCGGGCGGATGCGCGCCTGTTCATCCTTGGCAGCCTGCCCGGCGACGCGTCCCTCTCGGCCAGGCAATATTACGCCCATCCGCGAAATCAGTTCTGGCGGCTGGCGGGCTCGGTCATCGACGAACCCTTGTCGGAGCTTGCCTATGCCCAGCGTCTCGAGCGGCTGACCGAACATCGGATCGCGCTGTGGGATGTGATCCAGAGCGCGGTTCGCCCGGGCAGCCTGGACCTGGCGATCCGCAATGCCGGGCATAACCCGCTGGCCGACTATTTCGCGGGGTTTCCCGAGCTTCGCGCGGTGGCGTTCAACGGCGGCACGGCGGCCGCGCTCGGGCGCCGATTGCTTGCGGAAGCAAAGCTCGACCTCATCGACCTGCCGTCATCGAGCCCGGCCAACACAAGGGCATTCGACCAGAAGCGGGCGGCATGGCTGAGTCTGAGGCAATACCTTTGACGGGGTTGCCCTGCCGGCAAATCCGGCCACATTGGCGGGCATGAGCGAGGCCGAAGAGGAAGCGGACAGCCAGCTGTCCATGGTCGATGAAGCGTTGGTCGCGGGCAACATCGCCAACACCAACGGCCTGTTGGTGATCGTCGCCAAGCTGGTGGCGAAAGGCGTGTTCGACCAGGACGACCTCAAGGCCTTTTCAGACAGCTACTCGAAGCCGCTCGACCATGTCGGAATGCGGGAAAACGAATTGGTCGGCCAAATGCAGGACCAGATGGAATCCACCCTTGCCGAGCTAATGCGTTACTTGAGCGAGCGCGAACGCGACGACTGATCGAACGAGGCGAGGATCGGGCACGGACCCGAACTGCCCGATCCGCATTCGCGGGCGAGCCGCGCCAGTGAATCGCGAGCCAGCTTGAGCTCCCCAATCCTGGCATCGAGCGCGGCAATCCTCGACTGGGCGAGCGCCCGGGCGCGGGGGCGGTCGTCGCTGGCGTCGAGGTCGAGCAATTCCTTGATCTGCTCCAGGGTGAAGCCGGCGGCCTGGGCCTGCCTGATGAAGCGCAGGCGGCCCAGGTCGTCGGACCCGTAACGGCGGATCCCGCCATCGCGCGGCGGCGTCCCGAGCAAGCCTTTGCGTTGGTAAAAACGGATGGTCTCGACGCCGACCTCGCCTGCGCGCGCGAGCGATCCAATGGTTAGCGAGGTCGGCCCTTGATTCTGTACCATGGTACAGAAGCTACATAGTGCGGGACTCGAATGCAAGGAGGTCGAAATGACCGAAATGTCGAACCACCCGACGGCTGAAAAAACCGCGCTTCTCCATCGAATGGTGATGCCGCATCACACCTGTCCCTATGGCCTGAAAGCCAAATATTTGCTCGAGCGCGCCGGCTATCGAGTCGACGATCGCCACCTGACGACTCGAGCCGAGACGGATGCGTTCAAGGCCGAGCACGGGGTGCCGACGACGCCGCAGGTGTTCATCGGCGGCCAGCGCATCGGGGGTTACGACGACCTCCGGCGATTCCTGGGCAAGCCGGTCGCCGACCCGAAGGCGACCAGCTATCGGCCGGTCGTCGCCATCTTCGGCATTTCCGCCTTGATGGCGCTGGCCGTCAGTTTCGCCGTGACCGGGGACGCGCTGACACTGCGCGCGCTTGAATGGTTCATCGGCATGGGCATGGCCGTGCTCGCCATGCTGAAGCTGCAGAACATCGAAAGCTTCGCAACGATGTTCCTCAATTACGACCTGCTGGCGAAGCGCTGGGTGCCTTACAGCTACATTTATCCGTTCGCCGAAGCGGTTGCGGGGATCCTCATGATTGCCGGCGCGCTTACCTGGCTATCCGCACCGATCGCACTTTTCATCGGAACGGTCGGCGCAGTGTCCGTGGTCAAGGCGGTCTATATCGACAAGCGCGAATTGAAGTGCGCTTGCGTCGGTGGCTCCAGCAACGTGCCCCTGGGCTTCGTCTCGCTGACCGAAAACCTGATGATGATCGCAATGGCGTTGTGGATGGGCGCCGCAGCGCTGGGCCTTGGAATTCGCGGGTGACGCCGCGGATTCCGGGCATTGCCGCCAACTGAGACCCCACTTACCTGTGCACCACGGGCAGCCGCCGTTAGGCGACGCCTTTCTTCCCGGAGAAGTTTTTTGAAACGCAAAGCCCTTTCGGCCGCGAGCGCCCTTGTCCTTGCCGGCCTTGCCGTCCCAGCCCTGGCGCAGGGGGCGCACCAGCACCACCAGCCGGAGCCCGCGCCGCCAGTGGAGGCGCCGCCGGCGGAAACCGTCGACCATTCGCAAATGGATCATTCGCAGATGGATCATTCCGCGCCGGCGCCTGACGCCATGGAGGCGGGGCATACCGACCATGCGATGACGGGCGCGCTGGGCGCTTACCCGATGCAGCGCGAAGCGTCCGGCACGGCCTGGCAGCCGGACGCTTCCGAACATCTGGGCCTGATGAA
Proteins encoded in this region:
- a CDS encoding MauE/DoxX family redox-associated membrane protein → MTEMSNHPTAEKTALLHRMVMPHHTCPYGLKAKYLLERAGYRVDDRHLTTRAETDAFKAEHGVPTTPQVFIGGQRIGGYDDLRRFLGKPVADPKATSYRPVVAIFGISALMALAVSFAVTGDALTLRALEWFIGMGMAVLAMLKLQNIESFATMFLNYDLLAKRWVPYSYIYPFAEAVAGILMIAGALTWLSAPIALFIGTVGAVSVVKAVYIDKRELKCACVGGSSNVPLGFVSLTENLMMIAMALWMGAAALGLGIRG